In one Acidobacteriota bacterium genomic region, the following are encoded:
- a CDS encoding addiction module antitoxin, whose product MQKELTINVDERVYDELQRIGGPEDISQFIESLILPQLRGLDLDSAYQQMAGDKTREAEALEWAEAMIGDADATR is encoded by the coding sequence ATGCAGAAAGAACTCACGATCAATGTTGATGAACGGGTCTACGACGAATTGCAAAGAATCGGCGGACCAGAAGACATAAGTCAGTTCATCGAATCTCTGATCCTGCCGCAACTGCGGGGTTTGGACCTCGACTCCGCTTATCAGCAAATGGCGGGAGACAAGACTCGCGAAGCAGAGGCGCTTGAATGGGCCGAGGCAATGATCGGAGACGCCGATGCAACGCGGTGA
- a CDS encoding ribbon-helix-helix domain-containing protein, which translates to MRVKTSISVEKDLLEAVDKLSGANRNRSEFIEAAIQAYIVEQTRAAGNARDLDLINESADILNKEAFDVLDCQVAL; encoded by the coding sequence ATGAGAGTCAAGACTTCAATTAGCGTAGAGAAGGACTTGCTTGAAGCTGTCGATAAGCTGTCTGGCGCGAACAGGAATCGTTCAGAGTTCATCGAGGCGGCTATCCAGGCGTACATCGTTGAGCAAACCAGGGCAGCAGGGAACGCGAGAGACCTCGACTTGATCAATGAATCTGCCGACATTCTGAATAAAGAGGCGTTCGACGTTCTCGATTGTCAGGTAGCGCTGTGA
- a CDS encoding abortive infection system antitoxin AbiGi family protein yields MSFRSSKQARKARDSLNQKLRTACLALQSTCFMPGIQRYVSKELVHFVGRGLDEEAQYRLLVQILTSGWLTYPPHNPDPAGTFARDMVIEVGGRISNNDLYYPGVVCFCDIPLEDLQIHMKKYSRFGISFLKSCLVKKGANPVLYVAKNSLVPVLHSVRKHDKETIYEYPADAYRAEWNQLLRKTADNPGDEDARRQCNEFWNGLEFIFAKIPRASHFDKMLAEFEDPPSASLPPEVKDLPEVSKKNWFLHEFFIFLRLDVFSFIKFFDDAKPDDDPDNYYMEREWRMASNLNFKLIDAYRIILPQAYADRLRTDLSGYTGQVHYSD; encoded by the coding sequence ATGAGCTTCAGATCATCGAAGCAGGCTCGAAAGGCGCGGGATAGTCTGAATCAAAAGCTGCGGACAGCTTGTTTAGCGCTACAATCTACTTGTTTTATGCCTGGGATACAAAGATACGTTTCAAAGGAACTTGTTCACTTCGTAGGTCGAGGACTTGATGAAGAGGCGCAATACAGACTCCTCGTGCAGATACTCACATCAGGTTGGCTTACTTACCCTCCGCACAATCCGGATCCGGCTGGGACGTTTGCAAGGGATATGGTGATCGAAGTTGGAGGACGAATCAGCAATAACGATCTGTATTACCCCGGGGTCGTCTGTTTTTGCGACATTCCGTTAGAGGATCTTCAGATTCACATGAAGAAGTACAGCCGCTTCGGGATTTCCTTTCTCAAATCCTGTCTCGTTAAGAAAGGCGCTAACCCGGTTCTCTATGTTGCGAAGAACTCTTTGGTTCCGGTTCTTCATTCCGTGCGCAAACACGATAAAGAAACGATCTATGAGTATCCCGCGGACGCTTACCGGGCCGAATGGAATCAACTCCTTAGGAAAACGGCTGATAACCCTGGTGATGAAGATGCACGCAGACAATGCAACGAATTCTGGAACGGTCTCGAGTTTATTTTTGCCAAAATTCCTAGAGCTAGTCATTTTGATAAGATGCTTGCTGAATTCGAGGACCCTCCGTCTGCGTCTTTGCCTCCGGAAGTTAAAGATTTGCCGGAAGTTTCCAAGAAGAACTGGTTCTTACATGAATTCTTTATCTTCTTACGGCTAGATGTCTTCAGTTTCATCAAGTTCTTTGACGATGCCAAACCCGATGATGACCCGGACAACTACTACATGGAGCGAGAGTGGCGTATGGCTTCCAATCTTAACTTTAAGTTGATTGACGCCTATCGCATCATATTGCCACAAGCGTATGCTGACAGATTAAGGACCGACCTTTCAGGATACACAGGGCAAGTACACTATTCAGACTAG
- a CDS encoding long-chain fatty acid--CoA ligase, with amino-acid sequence MHSTMQDRPLTINHIFEHSRRVHADSEVVTFMGDHSRRAPYRAVGDRAELLAAALKRLGIGEGDRVGTFAWNNQEHLEAYFAIPCMGAVLHTLNLRLFPEQLTYVINHAEDRVIIVDDSIVPLLARVAKDLKTVERYIVVGSGDASALDASGDVLRYDEIIAAEQQGFEWPELDERSAAAMCYTSGTTGNPKGVVYSHRSTFLHSLAQCAGSVFALTEHDRILPIVPMFHANAWGLPYGGWMAGSDFIMPSRFLQAEPLCRLIAEEKVTFSGAVPTIWNDVLRYAETNLVDLSSLRMVICGGSAVPRSLMEKFEQRFGVKVIQAWGMTETSPLAAIAYPPKGCRDEELMDWRSKTGRIKPGVEIRLTDDDTVLPWNGEAVGEIEVRGPWITASYYGDDTPEKFHDGWLRTGDVGTLDEKGFIQITDRAKDVIKSGGEWISTVELETTLMAHPDVIEAAVIGVPDEKWDERPLACVVLKEGADTTVDQLRAFLADRVAKWWVPERWAFIDEVPKTSVGKFDKKVLRVRREHNELQIIEAGSKGAG; translated from the coding sequence ATGCATAGCACCATGCAAGATCGACCTTTGACCATCAATCACATCTTCGAGCACAGCCGAAGAGTTCACGCCGACAGCGAGGTCGTAACTTTCATGGGCGACCACTCGCGACGCGCACCCTATCGAGCTGTCGGGGATCGAGCCGAGCTGCTCGCGGCGGCGCTCAAGCGACTCGGTATCGGCGAGGGTGATCGCGTCGGGACCTTTGCCTGGAACAATCAGGAACATCTCGAGGCCTATTTCGCGATTCCCTGCATGGGAGCCGTGCTTCATACGCTCAACCTGCGGCTCTTTCCCGAACAACTCACTTACGTCATCAACCACGCCGAAGACCGCGTGATCATCGTGGACGACTCGATCGTGCCTCTGTTGGCGCGCGTAGCTAAGGACTTGAAGACCGTCGAACGTTACATCGTCGTCGGCTCAGGCGACGCGTCCGCGCTTGATGCGTCGGGAGACGTGCTTCGCTACGACGAGATCATCGCCGCCGAACAGCAAGGGTTTGAATGGCCCGAGCTCGACGAGCGGTCGGCGGCCGCTATGTGCTACACCAGCGGCACGACGGGCAATCCCAAAGGCGTAGTCTACTCGCACCGGTCGACCTTCTTGCATTCACTCGCCCAGTGCGCCGGATCGGTGTTCGCGTTGACAGAGCACGACCGAATTCTTCCCATAGTTCCGATGTTTCACGCGAACGCGTGGGGCTTGCCTTATGGCGGATGGATGGCCGGGTCGGACTTCATCATGCCCAGCCGCTTCCTTCAAGCCGAGCCGCTGTGCCGCTTGATCGCCGAAGAGAAAGTGACGTTCTCCGGCGCGGTGCCCACCATCTGGAACGATGTGCTTCGCTACGCCGAGACGAACCTGGTCGATCTGTCATCGTTGCGAATGGTGATCTGCGGAGGCTCAGCCGTGCCGCGAAGCTTGATGGAGAAGTTCGAGCAGCGCTTCGGCGTGAAGGTCATTCAGGCGTGGGGAATGACCGAGACCAGCCCGCTTGCGGCGATCGCCTATCCGCCTAAGGGATGCCGCGATGAAGAGTTGATGGACTGGCGCTCGAAGACCGGCCGCATCAAGCCCGGCGTTGAGATTCGATTGACGGACGACGACACTGTGCTGCCTTGGAACGGTGAAGCAGTCGGCGAAATAGAAGTGCGAGGCCCGTGGATCACGGCTTCTTACTACGGCGACGACACGCCGGAGAAATTCCACGACGGCTGGCTGCGAACCGGCGACGTGGGCACGCTCGACGAGAAGGGATTTATTCAGATTACCGATCGAGCTAAAGATGTGATCAAGTCAGGCGGCGAGTGGATATCGACGGTCGAGCTCGAGACTACGTTGATGGCTCATCCCGATGTGATCGAAGCGGCAGTGATCGGAGTGCCCGATGAAAAGTGGGACGAAAGGCCGCTGGCTTGTGTCGTGCTCAAAGAAGGCGCTGATACGACCGTCGACCAACTTCGCGCGTTCCTCGCGGATCGAGTAGCGAAGTGGTGGGTCCCCGAGCGTTGGGCTTTCATCGACGAAGTTCCAAAGACGAGCGTCGGCAAGTTTGATAAAAAAGTTTTGCGCGTCCGCCGCGAGCATAATGAGCTTCAGATCATCGAAGCAGGCTCGAAAGGCGCGGGATAG